CGTTCGGAGCTGCGCGAGGTGAACTAGCATTCATCTTCGCGCGGAGCGGTCGGGAATTGGATCCTTCTGAGATACCGTTACGACCGGACTTTCGCTTCGAGCTAGCGACGGCACGGAGCGAAGATGAGGCTCGGGAGCTCTTCGAGGCCCTGAAGGAGGACGTGGGTGTCCGCGTGGTGCAGTGTCTGTTCGGCAAGCATCCCGAGGGACTCTCGGAACACACTCTATGCGGTAAGCTAGGCGAGGAATGCTGCGAGCTGGCTCACGCCGTAGGTAAGGGAGAGGGTTATGGAGAGGAACTCGCGGACGTGTTCGCCCTCGTCATGAACCTCGCGAATGAGCTCGACGTGGACGTTTTGACGGAACTGCGGCGTAAGTTTCGGAGGGTGTTCGAATGTTCCGACCGCAGATCGTCGGTGTGACCGGCAGGACGGACCTGGGTAGAGCAGTGCGGGTTGCGGAGAGAGTGTGTCGTCTTTGTGACCGGGAAGGATTTGAAGTCATAGTAGATGATTCGCTGGGGATCGGCGAGTACTCCCGAGTCAATTTGAAAGATATGGGTGAAGAGGTTGACGTGATCGTCACGATCGGCGGTGATGGGACTATACTTCGTGTCTCGAGGATTACGTCGGAGTACGAGGTGCCGATCTTAGGTGTGAACCTCGGAAAGTTCGGGTTCCTAACCGAGGTGAGTGAGAAAGACCTGAAGGAAGCCGTATCCCGACTCGCCCGGGGAGATTTCAACCTTGAAGAACACCGAAAGCTCAGGATAAAGATAGGGGGATCCGACGGAGGAGATGCTCTCAACGAGGTCACCGTGATCACGAGTCGACCTGCTAAGATGATCAAGTACCGGCTATCCATCGACGGGTTCGAGTTGGAGACCACGTGGGCGGATGGTGTACTCGTGGCGACCCCTACCGGTTCTACCGCCTACTCCCTCTCAGCCGGAGGCCCGATCGTGGAGCCACAAGTGGAATGTTCCATTATTACCCCTTTGAACCCGTTCAAGTTGGGGGCGCGGCCCATGGTAGTTTCCATGGACCGACGCGTTGAGATCGACGTGGACGACCCCGAGCGCGCCGAGGTCGTAGTCGACGGGCAGGAATACATGGATCTCGACGGCACGGTGTCCGTCACGCGGTCCCCGAACGTGGCGCGGTTCATACGGTTCGGGTCGGCGTACTTCGAGCGGTTGAAGGAGAAGTTCCTGAGGTGGGATTGATGCTACGCGGCACTATCAAGGAGATCGGTGAGGCGATCTTCCGAGCGTTTCTAGTGGGTCCGCTGCCTAAGCTTCTAGCACGAGTGTGTTTCATCCTCTGGGTCCGCCTCTACCGCGATGGTCGCGAATGGAGGAGATCACATCGAGGGTAGCGGCCGCTAGCTCGACATCTTCCGCCTTCACGGTCTTCCTGCCCGCGTGACGGGCCGCGAGAACCGACAACTTCGCCAGTGCTAGGCTGAGGGATTCGATCACTCGATAGTACTCTTTTTTGGCACTCATCCTGACGCCGAGGACTCCGTCGGCGGATCGAGCCGACTTCTTGAGTATCTCCTCCAGAACGTTTGTCGGGAGATCGGGGTCCAAGCTTTCCCCTCCCCTGGGGGGTACCCGGGGGGACTCAGTTGATCACCTACGTTCTCGATACATCAGCATTCATCAAGGGTGTGCCTCCGGAACTCCTGGACGGCCCCGCTTACACGGTTCCAGAGGTCATCGAGGAGCTTAAGGATGATCTTTCCCGCATGAGGTATGAGGTCGCGTCGGTGAGAGTCAAGGAACCTGAAGACTGGGCGATTCGCCGCGCGCGCAGGCGCGCTAAGGTCACGGGTGACCTGCCTCGGTTGTCAAAGACGGATCTGAAGGTTCTCGCGCTCGCTATCGAGTTGATGGAGGAGCAGGACGTAGTCTTGGTTAGCTCCGATTACAGCGTCCAGAACGTGGCGCTTACACTGGGTATTCGGGTGTACGGGCCCGTCCACGGCGAGGTGGACGAGGTAATCGGGCCGGGGGGACGGCGTTGAAGACAGTCGGTGTAGCAACGGTCGTGACGGTGTCGGGGTTGACGGGATCGAAGCGCGTGGCAGCTCGTGTGGATACCGGTGCCGAGAACGACTCCATCGACCTAAAGTTGGCGTCGGAAATAGGCGCCGGCCCCGTCATTGGGGTGAAGAAGGTCCGCTCCGCCTCCGCTTCGCGGTTACGCTCTGAGCGTCGGCCCGTGGTTCACGTCACTTTGGAGCTGGCCGGGAGATGCATATCGTCGGAGGCCACGCTGGCGGACCGGCGAGATATGCGGTACCCGATGATTGTCGGGCGTAAAACGCTACGTCAGGCTGGGGTCACGGTCGACCCGTCCCGTGAGGAGAAACCGGAGGGAGACGAAGTCGATCCACGTCGTATAGTCGCTACCTTGAAGCTCCACAAGAGACTTCTGAAGACCGTCAGAAAGAAACGTGCGGTGACCCCTGCCATCTTGGCACTTCAGCACGGAGGAGCGTGGTCGTACCGTGACGGTGACGTATCGTCGGTGGCCGTTCCTGTTCGGAAATTGTCGAACGGCGTAGTGCACGAAGATCTCTACTTGCTTCTCAACCCCGAGATCGAGCGCGCCGAGGGTACGTTAACTAGGCTCGAGAAGTGTGGTCGTGAGAAAGTTCGACGTGTCGCGAAGCGTCCACGGCGGCTTGAAGTACGACACGATGGTGGCGCTATCATCCGCGTCGATCCGAAGCATAAACGCATCCGCGTTCGGGAGTTAGACCCGGGAACGCTCCAACTTGAGGGCATTCCCGCCGCCAACCTTCACCACGAGCTCTCTCACCTTACGGGGAACGACCTGGGTCCCAGCGTGCTGGAGTTCGAGGTCGAGTGAAGGGGGACGCCATCACAGTGTCGGAAACGATTCGGGTCGCCACCCGATCCAGCCGTCTGGCGATCATCCAGACCAGGGAGGTAATCGAGCTGTTGGAGCTGGAATCTCCGCATGACATCGAGGTTGAGATCGTGAAGACAAAGTCGCGTGGAGACGTCGTTCGGGATCGACCCCTTCACAAACTGGGTGAGAAGGGCGTGTTCGTGAAAGAGGTTGACAAGCTAGTACTCGAAGGTAAGGCCGACATCGCCGTTCACAGCGCCAAAGACGTCCCCTCCGTCGTAGATTATCCCGTGGACGTGGCGGCTGTGCCTCCCCGGAGGGATCCCCGAGAATGCCTGGTATCGCGACACGGCGGACTCAAAGAACTTCCACGGGGAGCTACCGTGGGGACTAGCAGTCCCAGACGGCGTGCGCAGATTCTCCTAGAAAGACCAGATTTGAAGGTGGAACCGATGCGTGGGAACGTGGATACCAGGGTTTCCAAGGTGAGGCGTGGGGAATACGACGCCGCCGTTCTCGCCAAGGTCGGGCTGGACCGACTCGGAATAACATCCGCGGTTTCTGAGGTGTACGACCCGGAAGAGTTCGTGCCGCCGGCGGGCCAAGGAGCCTTGATGGTCACCTGCCGCAAGGACGACGATCGCGTCAAACGCCTTCTGGAAGTCGTGGACGACGAGAAGAGT
Above is a window of Methanopyrus sp. SNP6 DNA encoding:
- a CDS encoding RimK/LysX family protein yields the protein MKTVGVATVVTVSGLTGSKRVAARVDTGAENDSIDLKLASEIGAGPVIGVKKVRSASASRLRSERRPVVHVTLELAGRCISSEATLADRRDMRYPMIVGRKTLRQAGVTVDPSREEKPEGDEVDPRRIVATLKLHKRLLKTVRKKRAVTPAILALQHGGAWSYRDGDVSSVAVPVRKLSNGVVHEDLYLLLNPEIERAEGTLTRLEKCGREKVRRVAKRPRRLEVRHDGGAIIRVDPKHKRIRVRELDPGTLQLEGIPAANLHHELSHLTGNDLGPSVLEFEVE
- the hemC gene encoding hydroxymethylbilane synthase produces the protein MSETIRVATRSSRLAIIQTREVIELLELESPHDIEVEIVKTKSRGDVVRDRPLHKLGEKGVFVKEVDKLVLEGKADIAVHSAKDVPSVVDYPVDVAAVPPRRDPRECLVSRHGGLKELPRGATVGTSSPRRRAQILLERPDLKVEPMRGNVDTRVSKVRRGEYDAAVLAKVGLDRLGITSAVSEVYDPEEFVPPAGQGALMVTCRKDDDRVKRLLEVVDDEKSRVEVETEKAVVRELGVSCSEPVGVHVRARNGGYVRLVLGVFEEEGSCGHVLKVRGSPEDVVREAVSHAREVISDG
- a CDS encoding NOB1 family endonuclease; translation: MITYVLDTSAFIKGVPPELLDGPAYTVPEVIEELKDDLSRMRYEVASVRVKEPEDWAIRRARRRAKVTGDLPRLSKTDLKVLALAIELMEEQDVVLVSSDYSVQNVALTLGIRVYGPVHGEVDEVIGPGGRR
- a CDS encoding histone family protein — its product is MDPDLPTNVLEEILKKSARSADGVLGVRMSAKKEYYRVIESLSLALAKLSVLAARHAGRKTVKAEDVELAAATLDVISSIRDHRGRGGPRG
- a CDS encoding NAD(+)/NADH kinase; the encoded protein is MFRPQIVGVTGRTDLGRAVRVAERVCRLCDREGFEVIVDDSLGIGEYSRVNLKDMGEEVDVIVTIGGDGTILRVSRITSEYEVPILGVNLGKFGFLTEVSEKDLKEAVSRLARGDFNLEEHRKLRIKIGGSDGGDALNEVTVITSRPAKMIKYRLSIDGFELETTWADGVLVATPTGSTAYSLSAGGPIVEPQVECSIITPLNPFKLGARPMVVSMDRRVEIDVDDPERAEVVVDGQEYMDLDGTVSVTRSPNVARFIRFGSAYFERLKEKFLRWD